The region tttatattaatatcaaatgagtttttttttaaatgtcacattaacaaatttaagaaaaaaattaacagttaaaattgaatttaaaatttaaaaaatagagaaactaaatttttaaaaataaaaaatataataattaaattctaaaattatgaaaaatacacctattttaactttttatccaaaaataaattTGGTGAACAGAGAAAAAGGACCATGGTTGTTTGAACCGAGATAATTGACTCGAAAATTTATACACATAGAAAAAAGTTgattaaaacaaattttatttttataccgGGAATTAATGATTTGACCAATTCCTCCGTATCTAAAGACCTTGAAAAAGacgggagaaagaaagaaaaaaagaaggttCCTTGTGAGAGTAAGATGTTTGGGATTGGAGGCATAAGCCTCCATTAAAGCAAAAACTAAACCACACCTTGTGCCCCCATTGACCCCACCGCCAAACCCCCAAATCACGTCCACCCACACGCTCCCACACTCTTTACCTCTTCTTGCTTTCCATCCCGTTTCCCTCACCAAACGCCCCCCCACTTCCCCCTCTAAAAAAACCCTGTTCTGGAAACAACtcaggaaaataaataaataaataaataaataaaacgaaagagggaagaagaagaagaagaagatgttcCGTGATGTTTCAAGCTGCAACACCTACAACTATGGCGATGCCTTGTATTGGGACTCCCGTTATATTCAAGAAGCTGGTGGTGCCTTTGACTGGTACCAACGTTACTCTTCTCTTCGCCCTTTTGTTCGTCGCTATGTCCCTACTTCCTCTCGTGTTCTCATGGTCGGCTGTGGAAATGCCCGTAATTTTCTCCTCACCGCCTCtctttttttaattactatttctaAATAACTACTTTTAAATggcattcttggttggtgttttctGATTCACTTAACTAACTGCATGATATTGTGTTTGCTGAGCAAGTGTGGGAAAAAGGGTAATGGATGAAATATTGAATTTTGACGGATTTGGTTGTTTAGGCCTATGGGTTTGCAACTTCAAATCTAGGGTTTTGCTTGCATGCTAAGTGTGGGAAATGTcgtaaaagaaaatcaaagaatGCATTTTTCATATATGTTAAGGGGATTACTTTTGTGAGAAAAAatgcttctatttttttttttggtagttATGTCGGAGGATATGGCCAAGGATGGATATGAAGACATTATGAACATTGATATTTCCTCAGTGGCTATTGACATGATGAGAAGGAAATATGAGTTTGTTCCTCAGCTGAAATGTATCCTTCTTTTTAACTATGAGAGAATGCGGGGAAAGCCTCTcaacattttacttttgtttttggTGATTCTTGCATCGTGTTCCATTGGCTATACCTGTTTCTGTGGTTTCCTTGATGGACCCTAAATAGACATGCAAATGGATGTCAGGGATATGAGTTTTTTCCCAGATGAATCTTTTGACAGTGTTATGGATAAAGGTATGGCATCATGTTTCCATTAGTTTGTCAAAAGTTGCTGACTTTCTGCTTCAAATGCTaatgaaacttaatttttttgttgtttctgaATCGCTACTCATGAGCTGCTCGAAATTTGATTTAGGAACTCTTGATTCTTTGATGGTATGATACGTTTTTCAAATGCTTGAACTGTTTCTTTTGTTTGCTTTATAAACTCTAAAGGTTTGTTCTTTTTATGTGTTTCAGTGTGGCACCGATGCTCCAATAAGTGCTTCTCGGATGTTAGGCGAAGTGAGCAGGTTCTAAACTTAATGGTCTTTGTTACATAGATCCCTTATTTTGTAACGTGAACCTGTTGTTTGATTTCCCTAGAGACATATAGTATTGTCAAATAGGAGTTGCCTCAATTGTTAATGCTCTCATTTTTGGAATTGCTAGCTAAATgcccttttgttttcttcttgGTAGACTTCTCAAACCCGGAGGGACCTATATGCTGGTAACCATTTCCCAAATCCGAAAACTTGATTCTAGCAAtgttccctttttttttactCTGAAACTTCAAAATGGATGACATGTTTGTAATTAAATGTGCCTTTACCAGATAACTTACGGTGATCCTTCAGCAAGGATGCCTCATTTGAACCGGCCAGTGTATGGTTGGAATATATTTTTGTACAACCTACGTAAgttatatttcttttcatttatgcGTTTGACTATCTTTCATATCATATGGTTTCAGATTACTGTTGTTTCTTCTGAAAAAATTCTGGAATTATGCAAATATTTTAGTCGTGGGACTGGGAATTTCAAATGCTAGTTAGGATTTCCTTCTTTTGTGACTATGTTAATCTTGCACGACTTTGCCCGATTGGATTATGTTTCTCTAATCATTAAGAGAACCACCTAAAGCCCATTTTGTACTCTCTTTGCTTTATCCCTCCGCCTTGTTCTTTTGTTGGAATTTGAATGCCCACTTTGCCTGGCTTTCTTGATCTGAGGAAACACGGATCAGAGGGCGTTACTTCTTTAGGAACTTAAATGGTGCTAGCATTTCTCCTTTGCTACTCTTCCCACAATTACTTCTAGACACTCTAAAGCCAGAGATCTTTCCAAGAAGCTATCTAAATAAGATGACCAAATAAAAGGTCTTTTTATTGTAATCCAAACATGCTGATGTTCTTTCTAGAAACCAATGTTGTCCTACCCTTGCATGCAATGGGGTGTCAAACACAATGGCGATGTCTATCAGGGAGATTCAGATAGGGTAAGTCAGTTAGGACATTACCGAACTTTGTTCATTTCCCCCCAAAGAACCGAGATAGTCTTTGTCTCATAGAATCATCCTTAACATCCTATGTTGTATGTGTAAGAAAAAAAGGCGTACTGGCTCCATTCATTTAATTGTTtgcatataaaaaattcaaaaggaTATGTAATTTCTGCATCATTACCAGCAAGTCCATTGGTCACAAGGAAGAAGGAACCTTAGTTTTAGCGTGTTTCAAACTGTTTTCTTAACGCACTTTTTGTTTCATCTGCAGCCAGACCGGATTTTAAGAGGCCTGGAGGTTGTTCATCGACAAAGTCGTACTTGGAGCCAATTCCAATCACGGAAAAGGGATTACTTCCTGCGGACTTTGTTTTGGAAGACCCGGATTCTCACTTCATATATGTTTGCAAAAAGATGGATGACACAGAGCTAAGGAACATGCCCACCTATCCGTTAACATCTGAGATTTTATAGTGAAAAGAGTAAAATGAATGAAGTGCAGAGGTAGCATTTTATACTGTTTTCACAAGCTTCAACATCACATCTGGATTCATAAGCATTTGTATAATTATTGTTACCACTTAGGACATTTTAGTAGGGAAAAAAATATTGTTTGTAACCCAGAAAAAGGAATtctgtattattttttttgtggttTGAAATATTAAGTCTGCTGTTGGAcacaaataaaatgcaaaacattcagcttataattatgtttttagtGGATTAATACTCGCATTTTGTCAAAAGGTCCAAATAAAGGTTTATTACTTGCTTTTATCCACCAGGGAGATTTTTTCCTTATTAGCTGTTAAAACACTTAAATTCGACTGTGGgataaattttcatttatgtGGAGAATGAGGTCAGTGATTAATTGGTTAAATCGGTGggtttaattagttttatttagtaattcatcaatttttaattataatcgAATAAGATTGGTTTTAATTGAATCCAGTTggataaatcaatttatttatgaattttaatagggatgatatttatgaaaattattatttattttttgtagatTCATATGCTGCAAATTTGGATAGTATACATATTCAAATGCGATAGTTATCAGGATTTACATTGTTTATTGAGGTAATAGGtgtagattttgatttgaatatctgaatttggtataatttt is a window of Gossypium hirsutum isolate 1008001.06 chromosome D08, Gossypium_hirsutum_v2.1, whole genome shotgun sequence DNA encoding:
- the LOC107900782 gene encoding EEF1A lysine methyltransferase 4, with the translated sequence MFRDVSSCNTYNYGDALYWDSRYIQEAGGAFDWYQRYSSLRPFVRRYVPTSSRVLMVGCGNALMSEDMAKDGYEDIMNIDISSVAIDMMRRKYEFVPQLKYMQMDVRDMSFFPDESFDSVMDKGTLDSLMCGTDAPISASRMLGEVSRLLKPGGTYMLITYGDPSARMPHLNRPVYGWNIFLYNLPRPDFKRPGGCSSTKSYLEPIPITEKGLLPADFVLEDPDSHFIYVCKKMDDTELRNMPTYPLTSEIL